Below is a genomic region from Paenibacillus rhizovicinus.
CAGGAGGAGGTCGCCCGTGGCTAATCCGAAAATCGGCGTGCTCGTCATGTCTTACGGAACTCCCGAAAGCATGGACGGCATTGAAGAATATTACACGCATATCCGCAGGGGCCATGCCCCTACGCCGGAACAGCTCGCGGAACTGACTGCGCGCTACGACGCGGTCGTTGGCGGCGTGTTCCCGCTTCGCGAGAACACGAACCGGCAGGCCGAAGGCCTTCAGGCAGCGCTTGACGCGGCTGCACCCGGCAGATATGCCGTTTACCAAGGACTCAAACACGCTCGCCCTTATATCGAAGACGGCGTGGACGCGATGGCGGCCGACGGCGTGAAGCGGGCAGTCGGCATCGTGCTGGCGCCGCATTTCTCCACGATGAGCGTTGGCAGCTATATGAAGCGCGCGCAGGAGAAGGCGGAAGAAGCGGGCATCGCGTTCCAGGAAATCGAGAGCTATCATCTGCATCCGAAGCTGATTGAAGCGCTGGTGAAGCGGGTAAAAGACGCCTATGCCGAGCTGGAACAGAAGACCGGCAGCGGCCAGCAGTTGAAGGTGCTGTTCAGCGCCCACAGTCTGCCGGTACGCATTCGCGAGATCGGGGATCCGTACGAACAGCAGCTGCTGGATACGTCTTCGGTCGTCGCGGAAGGCGCCGGCGTGACGGACTGGCAGTTTACGTGGCAGAGCGCGGGACGCACGCGCGAGCCTTGGCTCGGGCCGGACATCCTCGATACGATGAAGGAAGTGGCGGAAGCGGGCTACAAAGGCGTGCTGTCGGCGCCGATCGGTTTTGTGTCGGAGCATTTGGAAGTGCTCTACGATATCGATATCGAAGCACAGGCTGCGGCGAAGGAACTGGGCATCGAGCTGGTTCGCATCGACATGCTGGGCACGGATCCGTTATATATGGAAACGCTGGCCGATTCGGTCGAGCAAGCGACCCGGACGGCTTTTATTTAACGAACAGAGGAACACACGAACCGCCATATGAAGGACGGCGACAACCGTTCGCTCGTATGGCTTTCCATATGGACAGAGGAGATGACTCGCGCATGCGGAGTAATGGTAAGCTGGATCGGTTTGTCGTCATCGGCGGCGGGATCAGCGGACTCAGCTCCGCTTTTTATTTGGCTAAGGAAGCGGAGCTGCGGGGACGAGAAGCGCATATTACGGTCGTGGACCCGTCGGAGCGGATCGGCGGCAAAATCAATACGCTGCGCAAGGACGGTTTCGTCATCGAGAAGGGTCCGGATTCCTTCCTGGCGCGCAAAACGCCGATCATTGACCTGGCCTTCGATCTCGGTATCCAGGATGAATTGACGGGCACGAACCCTGCCGCGAAGAAAACGTATATTCTTCACCGCGGCAAGCTGCATCCGATGCCGCCGGGGCTGGTGCTCGGCATACCGACTGAAATTATGCCCTTCGCCAAAACAAGCCTGCTCTCGTGGGGCGGCAAGCTGCGGGCGATGCTGGATTTCGTCCTTCCCGCCAGCAAGGCGGAGGGCGACGAGTCCGTCGGGGAGTTCTTGTCCCGCCGCGTCGGCCCGGAAGTGATGGAACGGATCGCGGAACCGCTGCTTGCGGGGATCTACGCCGGCGATCTGAGCAAGCTGAGCCTGCAGTCGACCTTCCCGCAATTCCGGGAAGCGGAGCGCGAGCACGGCAGCCTTATCCGCGGCACCCGCGCAAGCAAGCGCAAGGGCGCCGCTGCGCCTGCCGCGCCGAACCGGCTTCCGGAGAAGCTGCGGCGCAGCATGTTCCTGACGTTTAAGAACGGATTATCGACGATGCTGGAGGCGTTGACCGAAGCGTTGTCGGAGGCGGGAGCGGAAAGCCGGTTCGGCCTTAAAGCAGTGGCTTTCCGGGACAACGAACCCGGAGAAGGGCAGGGAACGGCGACGTATGAGGTACTGCTGAGCGACGGCGAGATTCTGGAAGCGGACGGCATTGTCATCACGTCGCCGGCGTTTAATGCGGCCGACCTGCTCGAGCCGCATTTGCAGGTCGACGCGCTGCGGGCAATCCATTACGTTTCCGTCGCCAACGTCGTCATGGCGTTCGACAAGGCTTCGTTCGGCATCGATTTCGACGGCTCGGGCTTCGTCGTGCCGCGTTCCGAGGGAACGACGATTACGGCCTGCACCTGGACGTCGTCCAAGTGGCTGCATGCCAGCCCGGGCGATAAAGTGCTGCTGCGCTGCTACGTCGGGCGCGCCAATGACGAAGAGGTCGTAGACCTGCCTGACGCGGAATTGGAAGAGGCCGTACGCCGGGATATCCGGAACGTGCTCGGCATTACGGCGGTGCCGCTGTTCACGGAGATCACGCGGCTGCACCGCTCGATGCCGCAGTATCCTGTCGGCCACCTGCAAGCGACGGCGGAACTGAGGTCGCGGCTGCGCAAGGAAATGCCGGGCGTATGGGTTACAGGCGCGGCATTCGACGGCGTGGGGCTGCCTGACTGCATCCGGCAGGGCAAGGAAGCGGCGGCGATCGTGTACGACGCGGTCAATAAATAAATGCATGCACAAAAAGGACGAAGCAGCCGCTGCTTCGTCCTTTTTGTGTTATCCGAACAGAACGAACTAGTCCAGCGGCGGTCCGATGTGATTCTCGCGTTCCGCCTGCTTGCGGTGCGCGATCCGGCTGCTGGCTGCAGCGGCGATCGCGCCGACGATATCGTCTAGGAAGGTATGGCAGGCCGCATCGTGCTTATCGTTCAGTTTCTTCAAGATGCCGGGCTTAAGCTTGTCGACGTAGCCGAAATTCGTGAATCCGATGCTGCCGTAGACGTTGACGATGGAGAGAGCCAGCACTTCGTCGCAGCCGTACAGGCCTTCGTCGTTCTCGATCATTTCTTGGAGGGGAGAGAGCAGCTTGCCTTCCTCGGCGAGCAGATCTAGCTGAATCCCGGTCAAGACGGCGTTTTGCACTTCGCGCTTCGTGAGCACGGCTTCTACGTACGCCTCGCATTCCTCGGGCGTGAGATCGGGGAAGTAATCCTTTTGCAGAAACATGACGAGTTCGGCGATTTGCGGCGTCGTGACGCCGCGTTTGGCAAGCCATTCCTTCGTGGCTTCGGCGATACTTCTGCTGTTCAGCTGATACGATGCGGATTTGGTCAACGCGAACACCCCTTGTCTCAAATTAGTGGACAAAATTGGTCTAATTGATTTCGACGGCTCGTATACATAGTACTACAAAGCAGGACTTGTACCAAAGGGCAGCATGCCGCGGGCTTGCGA
It encodes:
- the hemH gene encoding ferrochelatase yields the protein MANPKIGVLVMSYGTPESMDGIEEYYTHIRRGHAPTPEQLAELTARYDAVVGGVFPLRENTNRQAEGLQAALDAAAPGRYAVYQGLKHARPYIEDGVDAMAADGVKRAVGIVLAPHFSTMSVGSYMKRAQEKAEEAGIAFQEIESYHLHPKLIEALVKRVKDAYAELEQKTGSGQQLKVLFSAHSLPVRIREIGDPYEQQLLDTSSVVAEGAGVTDWQFTWQSAGRTREPWLGPDILDTMKEVAEAGYKGVLSAPIGFVSEHLEVLYDIDIEAQAAAKELGIELVRIDMLGTDPLYMETLADSVEQATRTAFI
- a CDS encoding phosphatidylglycerophosphatase A family protein — its product is MTKSASYQLNSRSIAEATKEWLAKRGVTTPQIAELVMFLQKDYFPDLTPEECEAYVEAVLTKREVQNAVLTGIQLDLLAEEGKLLSPLQEMIENDEGLYGCDEVLALSIVNVYGSIGFTNFGYVDKLKPGILKKLNDKHDAACHTFLDDIVGAIAAAASSRIAHRKQAERENHIGPPLD
- the hemG gene encoding protoporphyrinogen oxidase, producing MRSNGKLDRFVVIGGGISGLSSAFYLAKEAELRGREAHITVVDPSERIGGKINTLRKDGFVIEKGPDSFLARKTPIIDLAFDLGIQDELTGTNPAAKKTYILHRGKLHPMPPGLVLGIPTEIMPFAKTSLLSWGGKLRAMLDFVLPASKAEGDESVGEFLSRRVGPEVMERIAEPLLAGIYAGDLSKLSLQSTFPQFREAEREHGSLIRGTRASKRKGAAAPAAPNRLPEKLRRSMFLTFKNGLSTMLEALTEALSEAGAESRFGLKAVAFRDNEPGEGQGTATYEVLLSDGEILEADGIVITSPAFNAADLLEPHLQVDALRAIHYVSVANVVMAFDKASFGIDFDGSGFVVPRSEGTTITACTWTSSKWLHASPGDKVLLRCYVGRANDEEVVDLPDAELEEAVRRDIRNVLGITAVPLFTEITRLHRSMPQYPVGHLQATAELRSRLRKEMPGVWVTGAAFDGVGLPDCIRQGKEAAAIVYDAVNK